Below is a genomic region from Candidatus Cloacimonas sp..
TCAGAAAGGCGTTGAGCGATTAATTCCACTGCCTCGTCACCACTGCCTTCAAACTTTTCCACTTGTTTTAAGTGCTGAGGGGAAAATATATTTAACACTTGGGTAGGAGAACCATTTAAACCGGTTTGTTTATCATCCAGTCCCAAATCATCACAATTCCAAACAGTTAGTGGAACTGTTTTAGCATTCTTCTTGCCCCGTAAGGAAGGTAAGCGAGGAACATTGATTTCTTTCACTACGGAAATAACTGCCGGAAGTTGCATTTCCACACGGTCAAAGCCATCTTCCAGCAAGCGTTCCACTACCATCGAGTTTTCCCCAAAAGATTCAATTTTACGCACAAAACAGGTCTGCGGGATATTTAAATGGGAAGCAATGCCTGGTCCAACCTGTCCCGTATCTCCGTCAATTGCCTGTTGGCCTGTT
It encodes:
- a CDS encoding electron transfer flavoprotein subunit beta/FixA family protein — encoded protein: MHYIVCIKQVPGTTEIRIDPKTNTLIREGVESILNPFDAYAIEEAVRLKEKNGGTVTAISMGPNQCEVTLREAVSLGVDNIILLSDRRFAGADTYATSLTLAAAIKKIGDYTLILTGQQAIDGDTGQVGPGIASHLNIPQTCFVRKIESFGENSMVVERLLEDGFDRVEMQLPAVISVVKEINVPRLPSLRGKKNAKTVPLTVWNCDDLGLDDKQTGLNGSPTQVLNIFSPQHLKQVEKFEGSGDEAVELIAQRLSELTHR